One stretch of Rhizobium rhizoryzae DNA includes these proteins:
- a CDS encoding Hsp20 family protein, protein MSRMTPFASPLLLGFDTMEKTLERLTKANDGYPPYNIERLRPSIGGEPEKLRITLAVAGFAEDDLDVTVEENQLIIRGRQADPGEREYLYRGIAARQFQRMFVLADGMQVAGAGLKNGLLSVDLVRPEPERMVRKINISVSD, encoded by the coding sequence ATGAGCCGGATGACACCGTTTGCCAGCCCGCTTCTCCTGGGCTTCGACACAATGGAGAAGACACTCGAACGCCTGACCAAGGCCAATGACGGATATCCTCCCTATAATATCGAGCGCCTGCGCCCGAGCATTGGAGGGGAACCGGAAAAGCTGCGCATCACCTTGGCTGTTGCCGGTTTCGCCGAAGACGATCTGGACGTCACCGTGGAGGAAAACCAGCTCATCATTCGCGGACGCCAGGCTGACCCGGGCGAGAGGGAATATCTCTATCGTGGTATTGCCGCGCGCCAGTTCCAGCGAATGTTTGTTCTGGCAGATGGGATGCAGGTCGCAGGCGCCGGGTTGAAGAATGGGTTGCTCTCGGTCGATCTCGTACGGCCGGAACCGGAGCGCATGGTGCGAAAAATTAATATTTCCGTCTCAGACTGA
- a CDS encoding ribokinase, giving the protein MITVFGSINMDLIATTTRLPKPGETVAGQSFTTAAGGKGANQALAARRAGSTVRMAGAVGEDGFAEPALALLKEAGVLLDTVRPVSDPTGTAIILVGGDGENMIAVVPGANGVVSAEDAEKSVCLLSERDILMMQMEVPAGAIETAFGLAKTQGTTTIFNTAPLTDDAIRLAGLADIVVSNETEFELLVGRSGLSADERVSEMQQMAERTGQTLVVTLGADGVVAIHKGQILRATGLKITPVDTVGAGDTFCGYLAASLDQGFDFAAALRRAAIAGSLACLKAGAQPSIPASDGVAGHL; this is encoded by the coding sequence ATGATTACCGTTTTCGGCTCCATCAACATGGATCTCATCGCCACCACCACTCGTTTGCCGAAACCGGGCGAGACCGTTGCGGGACAAAGCTTCACAACAGCTGCTGGCGGCAAGGGCGCGAACCAGGCACTGGCGGCGCGGCGTGCAGGCAGCACTGTTCGCATGGCGGGTGCCGTGGGTGAGGACGGCTTTGCGGAACCCGCGCTCGCCTTGCTGAAGGAAGCAGGCGTGCTACTGGATACGGTGCGCCCGGTTTCTGACCCAACGGGAACCGCCATCATTCTCGTGGGCGGTGATGGCGAGAACATGATTGCGGTCGTGCCCGGCGCCAATGGGGTCGTTTCTGCGGAGGACGCAGAGAAAAGTGTTTGCCTGCTGTCGGAACGGGACATCCTGATGATGCAGATGGAAGTGCCCGCAGGCGCGATCGAAACTGCGTTTGGTCTTGCCAAGACGCAAGGAACCACCACCATCTTCAACACGGCCCCTTTAACGGATGACGCCATCCGGCTGGCTGGCCTCGCGGATATCGTCGTTTCGAACGAAACCGAATTCGAACTCCTCGTTGGTCGGTCTGGTCTCTCAGCTGATGAACGCGTTTCTGAGATGCAGCAGATGGCAGAAAGAACCGGCCAGACGCTGGTGGTAACGCTCGGTGCCGATGGCGTGGTAGCGATCCACAAGGGGCAGATCCTGAGAGCAACTGGCCTCAAGATAACACCCGTCGATACCGTTGGAGCAGGAGATACGTTCTGTGGTTATCTTGCTGCAAGCCTTGACCAGGGTTTTGACTTTGCCGCGGCACTCCGTCGCGCGGCCATCGCCGGTTCCCTTGCATGCCTGAAAGCCGGTGCACAGCCATCGATTCCCGCTTCGGACGGCGTTGCAGGGCATCTCTGA
- the truA gene encoding tRNA pseudouridine(38-40) synthase TruA, translating into MPRYKMVVEYDGTPYVGWQRQENGHSVQAAVEAAILSLTSETVVIRGAGRTDSGVHALGQVIHADLSREWAPFKLRNALNAHLMMASEKVSIIDINRVSDDFDARFSALRRHYLYRIISRRAPLAIEAKRAWWVSKDLDHEAMHAAAQMLVGHHDFTTFRSAHCQAASPIRTLDRLDVTRQGELIEIRASAQSFLHNQIRSFAGTLKLAGEGKMSPQDVRAALEARSRAACGPVAPPEGLYFMQVDYPDQPG; encoded by the coding sequence ATGCCACGCTACAAGATGGTCGTGGAGTATGATGGCACGCCCTATGTAGGCTGGCAGCGACAGGAAAACGGTCATTCCGTTCAGGCTGCAGTTGAAGCGGCCATTCTGTCGCTGACCTCGGAAACCGTTGTCATTCGCGGAGCGGGCAGAACGGATTCCGGCGTTCATGCGCTGGGTCAGGTCATTCATGCCGATCTTTCGCGCGAATGGGCGCCTTTCAAACTGCGCAATGCGCTGAATGCACACCTGATGATGGCGAGCGAAAAGGTGTCGATCATCGATATCAATCGGGTGTCTGATGATTTTGATGCCCGTTTCTCGGCGCTACGCCGCCACTATCTCTACCGCATCATCAGCCGTCGCGCGCCGCTGGCGATCGAAGCGAAGCGTGCCTGGTGGGTGTCCAAGGATCTCGATCACGAAGCCATGCATGCGGCCGCGCAGATGCTTGTCGGTCACCACGATTTCACCACCTTCCGTTCGGCGCACTGTCAGGCGGCAAGCCCGATCAGGACACTCGACAGGCTGGATGTGACGCGGCAGGGAGAGTTGATCGAGATCCGCGCTTCTGCCCAGAGCTTTCTGCACAACCAGATCCGCTCTTTCGCAGGAACGCTGAAGCTGGCGGGTGAGGGCAAGATGAGCCCGCAGGATGTTCGCGCCGCGCTGGAGGCCAGAAGTCGTGCGGCCTGCGGGCCGGTCGCTCCGCCGGAAGGACTTTACTTCATGCAGGTCGATTATCCGGATCAGCCGGGATAG
- the fmt gene encoding methionyl-tRNA formyltransferase has translation MALRIIFMGTPDFSVPTLKALAKAGHEIVAVYSQPPRPGGRRGLDLRKSPVHQAAEELGIPVFNPVNFKDPEDRQIFRALNADVAVVVAYGLLLPVEILEGARLGAYNGHASLLPRWRGAAPIQRAIMAGDAKTGMMVMKMEKGLDTGPVALTREVAIGATMTAGELHDILMEQGAEAMVEAMAKLEDGNLPLVAQSEDGVLYASKIDKSETRIDFTRPAIEVHNHIRGLSPFPGAWFEVELGGRPERIKVLSSELADGNGQPGEVLDDRLSIACGSGAVRLKRLQKAGGKPLDAQEFLRGTQLPPGLRIG, from the coding sequence ATGGCTCTTCGCATCATCTTCATGGGGACGCCGGATTTTTCCGTGCCGACTTTGAAGGCTCTGGCCAAGGCGGGTCATGAGATCGTTGCCGTCTACAGCCAGCCGCCTCGTCCGGGTGGCCGGCGTGGCTTGGATCTTCGAAAATCCCCCGTCCATCAGGCTGCGGAAGAACTGGGCATACCGGTCTTCAACCCGGTCAACTTCAAGGATCCTGAAGATCGGCAGATATTCCGGGCCTTGAATGCCGATGTGGCTGTCGTTGTCGCCTACGGGCTTCTGCTGCCGGTCGAGATCCTCGAGGGTGCGAGGCTTGGCGCATATAATGGCCACGCGTCGCTTCTTCCGCGCTGGCGTGGTGCAGCGCCCATTCAGCGCGCAATCATGGCCGGGGACGCAAAGACCGGCATGATGGTGATGAAGATGGAAAAGGGGCTGGATACGGGCCCTGTCGCGCTGACGCGCGAGGTCGCAATTGGCGCGACCATGACCGCAGGCGAATTACACGACATCCTTATGGAGCAAGGCGCAGAGGCCATGGTAGAAGCCATGGCTAAGCTGGAAGATGGGAATCTGCCGCTGGTTGCCCAGTCGGAGGATGGCGTTCTCTACGCCTCCAAGATCGACAAGAGCGAAACTCGCATCGATTTCACGCGCCCAGCCATTGAGGTGCACAACCACATCCGTGGTCTTTCGCCGTTTCCTGGCGCATGGTTCGAGGTTGAACTGGGCGGCAGGCCGGAACGTATCAAAGTTCTGTCGAGTGAATTGGCAGACGGAAATGGCCAGCCGGGCGAGGTTCTGGATGATCGCCTGTCCATTGCCTGCGGCTCTGGTGCGGTCCGGTTGAAGCGACTGCAAAAAGCCGGTGGCAAGCCCCTCGACGCACAGGAATTTCTGCGCGGTACCCAGTTGCCGCCCGGTCTGAGGATTGGTTGA
- the def gene encoding peptide deformylase, with product MTIKPLIILPDPLLRQVSQPIEQVDSDVLKLADDMLETMYDAPGIGLAGIQIGVARRILVVDVSREDEEKKPIVIINPEIVRSSDERSVYEEGCLSIPEYYAEVERPAAVTVKHVGRDGKEHLLEADGLLATCLQHEIDHLNGVLFIDHISRLKREMVIKKFTKAAKAKV from the coding sequence ATGACGATCAAGCCGCTTATCATTCTTCCCGATCCTCTTCTGCGTCAGGTTTCCCAGCCGATCGAGCAGGTGGATTCCGACGTTCTCAAGCTTGCTGATGACATGCTGGAGACCATGTATGACGCGCCGGGCATCGGCCTGGCCGGGATCCAGATTGGCGTTGCGCGCCGCATTCTCGTGGTCGACGTCTCGCGCGAGGATGAGGAAAAGAAGCCGATCGTCATCATCAATCCCGAGATCGTCAGAAGCTCGGACGAGCGCTCCGTTTACGAAGAAGGTTGCTTGTCGATCCCTGAATACTATGCGGAAGTCGAGCGTCCTGCGGCAGTGACGGTCAAGCATGTCGGTCGGGACGGCAAGGAGCACCTGCTTGAGGCTGATGGCCTGCTGGCAACGTGCCTTCAGCATGAGATCGACCATCTGAACGGTGTGCTCTTCATCGATCATATCTCGCGGTTGAAGCGTGAAATGGTCATCAAGAAGTTCACCAAGGCTGCCAAAGCCAAGGTTTGA
- a CDS encoding BQ00720 family protein, protein MLLKNTSAQLTLNELAHLGAGEVGYIRKMRLEDVSRCFPEAPEIDPGLDLWALFGADGTPILLTDNRSSTFFKAAEDDLKTVSLH, encoded by the coding sequence ATGCTCCTGAAGAACACCTCAGCCCAGTTGACACTCAACGAACTTGCGCATCTTGGCGCTGGCGAAGTGGGTTACATTCGTAAGATGCGCCTTGAAGATGTCAGCCGCTGCTTTCCGGAAGCTCCGGAAATTGATCCCGGCCTTGACCTCTGGGCGCTTTTCGGGGCCGATGGCACACCGATCCTTCTGACGGATAACCGTTCCAGCACGTTTTTCAAGGCAGCGGAAGACGACTTGAAGACCGTCAGCCTCCACTGA
- a CDS encoding DNA recombination protein RmuC, protein MQSQDFSNTDRFMQLVESNSTLLIVLGVAVLALLFWLLQARRSGGEEALDQRFAELMRAQMEMQGRVSAMTEAIGLRQAELNRAVNQRLDGMAHRLGSSIVEQTKSTHDNLRQLQERLAVIDAAQNNIQTLAKDVVGLQAILSNKQTRGAFGQGRMEAIIADALPKGSYQFQATLSNGMRPDCLIDMPNDTPPLVIDAKFPLEAWHAFRDATQPDLRKVAAQQFRRDLEKHISDVAEKYLLKGETQETAFLFVPSESIFAEIHEHFEACVTKAQRSRIVIVSPSLLMLSIQVIQAVLKDQRMREQAHLIQGEVASLMDDLGRLDERTRKLQSHFAAAQKDVEQILTSSDKLVRRGDRIASLDLARESTPAEATTVEPKSIESRTGMLKLRVVDED, encoded by the coding sequence ATGCAAAGCCAAGACTTTTCGAATACAGACCGTTTCATGCAGCTCGTTGAAAGCAACAGCACTCTCCTCATCGTGCTGGGAGTGGCTGTGCTCGCGCTGCTGTTCTGGCTCTTACAAGCCCGTCGGTCCGGAGGCGAAGAGGCATTGGATCAGCGTTTTGCGGAACTGATGCGGGCGCAAATGGAGATGCAGGGACGCGTTTCCGCGATGACAGAAGCCATCGGCTTGCGGCAGGCGGAGCTCAATCGCGCCGTCAACCAGCGTCTGGATGGCATGGCCCATCGGCTTGGCAGCAGCATCGTCGAACAGACCAAGTCTACGCACGACAACCTTCGGCAATTGCAGGAACGTCTGGCAGTCATCGACGCGGCGCAGAACAATATCCAGACATTGGCAAAGGACGTCGTTGGCCTGCAGGCCATTCTTTCCAACAAGCAGACCCGCGGTGCCTTTGGGCAGGGCCGGATGGAAGCCATCATCGCCGATGCCTTGCCGAAGGGCAGCTATCAATTCCAGGCGACCCTTTCGAATGGAATGCGGCCCGACTGCCTGATCGACATGCCAAACGACACTCCGCCGCTGGTGATCGACGCCAAGTTTCCACTGGAAGCCTGGCATGCATTCCGGGACGCCACACAGCCGGACCTGCGCAAGGTCGCGGCACAACAATTCCGGCGTGATCTAGAAAAGCACATCAGCGATGTCGCGGAAAAATATCTCCTCAAAGGTGAAACACAGGAGACGGCCTTTCTCTTCGTGCCTTCCGAGTCGATCTTCGCCGAAATTCACGAGCACTTCGAGGCGTGCGTGACCAAGGCGCAACGCTCGCGCATCGTGATCGTATCGCCCTCCTTGCTGATGTTGTCCATTCAGGTCATTCAGGCTGTGCTGAAGGATCAGCGTATGCGCGAGCAGGCCCATCTCATCCAGGGCGAAGTCGCAAGCCTGATGGACGATCTCGGTCGTCTGGATGAGCGGACGCGAAAACTGCAATCCCACTTCGCGGCGGCGCAGAAGGACGTGGAGCAGATCCTGACATCCTCGGACAAGCTTGTCCGCCGCGGAGATCGCATTGCCTCTCTCGACCTGGCGCGCGAATCAACTCCAGCCGAAGCAACGACGGTGGAACCGAAAAGCATCGAAAGCAGAACGGGAATGCTGAAGCTCAGGGTGGTTGACGAGGATTGA
- the dapE gene encoding succinyl-diaminopimelate desuccinylase — protein MAVTDPVQNLQTLIRCPSVTPKEGGALSALTAMLEPLGFSVERVTATEPGTPDIENLYARLGSSGPHLMFAGHTDVVPVGDEASWTHPPFSADIANGEMFGRGAVDMKGGIACFVAAVARHIETHGAPKGSISFLITGDEEGPAINGTVKLLEWAAAKGERWDACLVGEPTNPDQLGDMIKIGRRGSISGFVTVHGVQGHVAYPHLADNPIRAVTAMTKALMSPPLDAGTAEFPPTNLEVTAIDTGNSATNVIPAKASFAFNVRFNDTWSADSIQAELIRRLNEAATDQELRAGRPAIRYDITWSERPSHVFLTRDDALISSLSKAIEAKTGRHPALSTTGGTSDARFIKDYCPVVEFGLVGQTMHMVDERVAVADLEKLTDIYAHFIEQWFENAKA, from the coding sequence ATGGCTGTTACAGATCCTGTCCAGAACCTGCAGACGCTGATCCGCTGCCCTTCGGTCACACCGAAGGAAGGCGGGGCGCTTTCAGCTCTTACGGCCATGCTCGAACCACTGGGTTTTTCCGTCGAGCGTGTCACGGCTACCGAGCCGGGCACGCCTGACATCGAGAACCTCTACGCGCGCCTGGGTTCCTCCGGGCCGCACCTGATGTTTGCCGGTCATACGGATGTGGTTCCGGTTGGCGATGAAGCCTCTTGGACGCATCCGCCCTTCTCTGCCGATATTGCCAATGGTGAGATGTTTGGGCGCGGCGCGGTTGACATGAAAGGCGGTATTGCCTGCTTTGTCGCCGCTGTCGCTCGCCACATCGAAACACATGGCGCACCGAAAGGCTCCATTTCGTTCCTGATCACCGGTGACGAGGAAGGCCCTGCCATCAACGGCACCGTCAAGCTGCTGGAATGGGCGGCGGCGAAGGGTGAGCGCTGGGATGCCTGCCTTGTCGGCGAGCCGACAAACCCGGATCAACTGGGCGATATGATCAAGATCGGCCGTCGCGGTTCGATCTCAGGTTTCGTAACCGTGCATGGGGTGCAAGGCCATGTGGCCTATCCGCATCTGGCAGATAATCCCATTCGCGCTGTCACGGCCATGACCAAGGCATTGATGAGCCCGCCACTCGATGCAGGGACTGCCGAATTCCCGCCCACCAATCTCGAAGTCACGGCAATCGACACAGGCAATTCCGCAACCAACGTCATTCCCGCCAAGGCAAGCTTTGCCTTCAATGTACGCTTCAACGACACATGGTCGGCTGACAGCATTCAAGCCGAACTGATCCGGCGGCTGAACGAAGCTGCCACTGATCAGGAACTGCGCGCAGGCCGCCCCGCCATTCGCTATGACATCACCTGGTCGGAGCGACCAAGCCACGTGTTCCTGACCCGTGACGACGCGTTGATCTCGTCGCTATCCAAGGCGATCGAGGCGAAGACAGGCAGGCACCCTGCCCTTTCCACGACAGGCGGCACATCGGACGCACGGTTCATCAAGGACTACTGCCCGGTGGTGGAGTTCGGCCTCGTGGGACAGACCATGCACATGGTGGATGAGCGGGTGGCCGTGGCAGATCTGGAAAAGCTGACAGATATCTACGCTCACTTCATCGAGCAATGGTTCGAGAATGCCAAGGCTTGA